A single region of the Streptococcus sanguinis genome encodes:
- a CDS encoding methylated-DNA--[protein]-cysteine S-methyltransferase, whose protein sequence is MYKTYYTSPIGRILILTDGNALLGLWLEGQKYFGAGYDLEQAQQGETEVSRRVFAWLDAYFKGENPATDEIPLAPQVTEFRSKVLTVLQKIPYGQTSTYSDILRELQAEYGKIGSARAVGGAIGHNPISLLIPCHRIVGSDGKLTGYAGGLDKKSFLLKLEAGEKTE, encoded by the coding sequence ATGTACAAGACTTATTATACATCGCCGATTGGCCGGATTCTTATCTTGACAGACGGAAATGCCTTGTTGGGGCTTTGGCTGGAGGGCCAGAAATATTTTGGAGCAGGCTATGATCTGGAGCAAGCGCAACAGGGAGAGACAGAAGTCAGCCGACGCGTCTTTGCTTGGTTGGATGCTTATTTTAAGGGAGAAAATCCTGCGACAGATGAGATTCCATTGGCACCTCAAGTAACTGAGTTCAGAAGCAAGGTTCTGACAGTGCTGCAGAAGATTCCTTATGGACAAACGTCTACCTATTCAGACATTCTACGAGAATTACAAGCTGAGTACGGTAAGATTGGCTCGGCTAGAGCAGTCGGTGGTGCCATCGGCCATAATCCTATTTCACTACTGATTCCCTGTCACCGGATTGTCGGAAGCGACGGCAAGCTGACCGGCTATGCAGGCGGTCTTGATAAAAAATCCTTTCTACTGAAGTTGGAGGCGGGGGAGAAGACTGAATAA
- a CDS encoding alpha/beta hydrolase-fold protein, whose protein sequence is MTLSINKTFVWDGITVNIALPQDYDKSRPYPAILLNDGKINYLSRLSSSVILIGLISNNRLDDYTPWKANALKPGNPNFGGEANSYHQKLFNDILAEIRQHYLLDDKRIAYGGYSLGGLAAVYSLYSGCEVPCVFSICGSFWYPGFTDYCRTQDLKNKDCLVYLQNGKTEGANHSNRLSKAPFYAAEIHRLIQKEILATYSVFDSYGHHEALKERYAAFADWLATQWHID, encoded by the coding sequence ATGACTTTGTCAATAAATAAGACCTTTGTCTGGGATGGGATCACTGTCAATATTGCCCTGCCTCAGGATTATGACAAATCACGACCTTATCCAGCAATCTTACTAAATGATGGAAAGATAAACTACCTGAGCAGGCTTTCTTCATCGGTAATCTTGATTGGACTGATATCAAACAACAGGCTGGACGATTATACACCCTGGAAAGCCAATGCTCTAAAGCCTGGCAATCCTAATTTTGGCGGCGAAGCGAATAGCTATCATCAGAAACTATTCAACGATATATTAGCAGAAATCAGACAGCACTACCTACTGGATGACAAGAGAATTGCCTATGGTGGCTACTCTCTCGGTGGACTAGCAGCTGTTTACAGTCTCTATAGCGGCTGCGAGGTCCCCTGTGTTTTTTCTATCTGCGGTTCCTTTTGGTACCCAGGTTTTACCGACTATTGCCGAACACAGGACTTGAAAAATAAGGACTGTCTGGTTTATTTGCAGAATGGAAAGACTGAAGGCGCGAATCACTCAAACCGACTTTCCAAAGCTCCTTTTTATGCTGCAGAAATTCATCGCTTGATTCAGAAAGAAATCCTTGCCACATACTCCGTCTTTGATTCTTATGGGCATCATGAAGCCCTCAAAGAGCGCTATGCTGCCTTTGCCGACTGGCTGGCCACACAATGGCATATCGACTAA
- a CDS encoding ABC transporter substrate-binding protein — MKKTLSILLVATAALTMAACNSSSKESTKESSTSQSSSKTESAKKSTAETKYPVTIKTYDAEGKEIDQIFEKAPEKVITNNLSTTEILIELGLKDKIAGMLNPDNDVTDKYKADIATIPQVGDKKTVSQETVLSYEPDALLGRNMMFSEKSLGTVSAWNENKIPVYTQKASLSNTKQDLGNIVEDVKNIGTIFNVQDKANQYADQLQTRIDTVKKTNKASQGEKKKALIMCAYNDETFGAYKSALQESLLNQLGYTNVATGTSDLTLENLVSMDPEVIIYVTSDRNKAMDEQAVDLMKANPVLEDVPAVKNQKIMTISYDEFMDYGPTVIDSLEKINDFVNK, encoded by the coding sequence ATGAAAAAAACACTCAGTATCTTACTCGTCGCAACTGCTGCACTGACAATGGCAGCCTGCAATTCTTCATCTAAGGAAAGTACGAAAGAAAGCTCAACTTCGCAATCTTCCTCCAAAACAGAGAGCGCGAAAAAGAGCACAGCAGAGACAAAATATCCAGTGACAATCAAAACTTACGATGCCGAAGGCAAGGAGATTGATCAGATCTTTGAAAAGGCACCGGAAAAGGTCATCACCAATAACCTTTCGACGACCGAAATCTTGATTGAACTAGGATTGAAAGACAAGATCGCTGGTATGCTCAATCCAGACAACGATGTCACAGATAAATACAAGGCTGATATTGCCACCATTCCGCAAGTCGGCGACAAGAAAACCGTATCACAGGAAACTGTGCTATCTTATGAGCCAGACGCTCTTCTTGGCCGAAACATGATGTTTTCCGAGAAGTCTCTGGGAACAGTCAGTGCCTGGAATGAAAACAAAATCCCTGTCTACACACAGAAGGCTTCCCTGTCTAATACCAAGCAAGACCTAGGAAATATCGTTGAAGATGTCAAGAATATAGGAACCATCTTTAACGTTCAAGACAAGGCCAATCAGTATGCTGACCAGCTGCAGACAAGAATTGACACTGTCAAGAAGACCAATAAGGCTAGCCAAGGCGAAAAGAAAAAAGCACTCATCATGTGTGCCTACAACGATGAGACTTTCGGTGCTTATAAATCTGCCCTGCAGGAGAGCTTGCTTAACCAGCTCGGCTATACCAATGTAGCGACCGGAACCTCTGACTTGACCTTGGAAAATCTGGTCTCTATGGATCCAGAAGTCATCATCTACGTAACCAGCGACCGGAACAAGGCCATGGATGAACAAGCAGTTGATCTAATGAAAGCCAATCCCGTTCTGGAGGATGTCCCAGCGGTCAAAAATCAGAAAATCATGACCATCTCCTATGATGAGTTCATGGATTATGGTCCTACTGTAATCGACTCACTCGAGAAAATCAATGACTTTGTCAATAAATAA
- a CDS encoding ABC transporter ATP-binding protein — protein MDLTCQNIHYAVGQKEILKGISLKVEGNQFHTILGPNGSGKTSLLKTIYRQIKPDSGNIYLDGRPLEQIRIKKAAQKIAVVTQFNHLQFDCTVQEIVMLGRTPHLSLFQKESEKDYALVRHALSQVDMLSKRDRTYLSLSGGEKQRVLLARALAQQPSLLLLDEPTNHLDIKYQLDMLRIVKDLNINVLAVLHDIQLACRYSDYLYLMKGGEIAYQGAPKETITHDSLQAVYGIQSKVIWTKDRQAMIQYL, from the coding sequence ATGGATCTAACTTGCCAAAATATCCACTATGCTGTCGGCCAAAAAGAGATCTTAAAAGGAATTTCGCTCAAGGTCGAGGGAAATCAGTTTCACACCATTTTAGGGCCCAACGGAAGCGGCAAAACTAGTCTGCTCAAAACCATCTACCGCCAAATCAAACCTGACAGCGGGAACATTTATCTAGACGGAAGGCCACTTGAACAGATCCGCATAAAAAAAGCTGCCCAGAAAATAGCCGTTGTAACTCAGTTTAACCATCTCCAGTTTGACTGCACCGTCCAAGAAATCGTCATGCTGGGCAGGACGCCGCATCTGTCCCTTTTTCAAAAAGAGAGCGAAAAAGACTACGCCCTTGTCCGTCATGCCTTGAGTCAGGTAGACATGCTGTCCAAGAGAGATCGCACCTATTTATCCCTGTCTGGCGGTGAGAAGCAAAGAGTCCTGCTGGCACGCGCTTTGGCTCAACAGCCAAGCCTACTGCTCCTAGACGAGCCGACCAATCATCTGGATATCAAATACCAGCTGGATATGCTGCGTATCGTCAAAGACCTGAACATCAATGTTTTGGCTGTTTTACATGATATCCAACTGGCTTGTCGGTATTCAGACTATTTGTACCTCATGAAGGGAGGTGAGATTGCATACCAAGGCGCTCCAAAGGAGACCATCACTCATGATTCACTGCAAGCTGTTTACGGTATTCAGAGCAAAGTGATCTGGACCAAGGATCGACAGGCTATGATTCAATATCTATAA
- a CDS encoding FecCD family ABC transporter permease, with protein sequence MLFKKSENHGFSRYICLLLLLVIFLACSLFLAVSLGSVTIDIQDTYQIIFSKLGFPLGTGKLSPSTIAIVWNMRVPRVLLGILAGAGLSVCGSVMQSTVNNPIAEPYILGISAGATFGATLSIILGLKSITGAGAFIGAILASAVVLFIASMQGKMTTSSLILSGTVVNALFIAFSNFIISVGANADSLMTIKFWTMGSLAGTSWSDLALPALVVGLSFLFFCSQYRIFNTMMMGDEAALTLGVPLRFYWFLYITVVAVMTAVLVACCGIIGFIGLITPHIARRLVGTNYKRLFPIATLLGSIFLVWADVLARILVKNAELPIGIFTALVGAPFFIYIVAKSRKEVSS encoded by the coding sequence ATGCTCTTTAAAAAGTCAGAAAATCACGGATTTTCTCGCTATATCTGCCTGCTCTTGCTTCTCGTCATTTTTCTGGCTTGTTCTCTCTTTTTAGCTGTCTCCTTGGGATCGGTCACTATTGATATACAAGACACTTACCAGATTATTTTCAGCAAACTCGGATTTCCCCTTGGCACAGGCAAACTATCTCCGTCCACAATCGCGATTGTTTGGAACATGCGGGTTCCAAGAGTGCTCTTGGGAATCCTAGCTGGTGCTGGCCTTTCTGTCTGTGGCAGCGTCATGCAATCTACTGTCAATAATCCCATCGCAGAGCCTTATATCCTGGGAATTTCAGCGGGTGCAACCTTCGGAGCCACACTGAGCATTATCTTAGGCCTCAAATCCATTACTGGCGCAGGCGCCTTTATAGGAGCCATTCTGGCATCGGCAGTGGTCCTTTTTATCGCATCCATGCAGGGAAAAATGACGACAAGCAGTCTGATTCTGTCAGGAACAGTTGTAAATGCCCTCTTTATCGCTTTTTCCAACTTTATCATTTCCGTCGGTGCCAATGCTGACAGCCTTATGACGATTAAGTTCTGGACTATGGGCTCACTGGCTGGAACTTCTTGGTCAGATTTAGCCTTGCCGGCTCTTGTTGTTGGTCTCTCCTTTTTGTTTTTCTGTTCCCAGTATCGTATTTTCAATACTATGATGATGGGGGACGAAGCTGCTTTGACACTGGGAGTCCCTCTGCGTTTTTACTGGTTCCTCTATATCACAGTTGTCGCAGTCATGACTGCGGTGCTAGTTGCCTGCTGCGGTATTATCGGCTTCATCGGACTAATCACTCCGCATATTGCTCGTAGATTAGTCGGTACCAATTACAAAAGGCTCTTTCCTATCGCTACCCTGCTCGGCTCTATCTTTCTTGTCTGGGCAGATGTTTTAGCTCGAATTTTGGTCAAAAATGCCGAGCTGCCGATTGGGATCTTCACCGCTTTAGTCGGCGCCCCCTTCTTCATCTACATTGTTGCCAAAAGCAGAAAGGAGGTAAGTAGCTGA
- a CDS encoding M24 family metallopeptidase: MTKIQQITHYLENEKLDAAVLSDPVTINYLTGFYSDPHERQMFLFVYPDHEPLLFVPALEVERASGAVPFSVLGYMDSENPWQKIKAALPAHSFKTVALEFDNLILTKYHGLKTVFDSAEFTNLTPYVNRLRLIKSADEIQKMLVAGQYADKAVNIGFDNISLDNTETDIIAQIDFAIKREGYEMSFETMVLTGNNAANPHGIPGANKVENNALLLFDLGCMVNGYASDMTRTVAVGQPDQFKKDIYHLTLEAQQAALDFIKPGVTAHEVDRAARQVIEKAGYGEYFNHRLGHGIGMDVHEFPSIMEGNDMVIEEGMCFSVEPGIYIPGKVGVRIEDCGYVTKNGFELFTETSKDLLYFE, translated from the coding sequence ATGACAAAAATCCAACAAATCACCCACTATCTCGAGAATGAGAAGCTAGATGCCGCTGTTCTGTCTGATCCAGTCACTATCAATTATCTGACTGGTTTTTACAGCGACCCGCATGAGCGGCAGATGTTTTTGTTTGTCTATCCTGACCATGAGCCCCTGCTCTTCGTGCCAGCTCTAGAGGTTGAGCGTGCTTCAGGAGCTGTTCCCTTTTCAGTCCTTGGCTATATGGACTCGGAAAATCCTTGGCAGAAGATTAAAGCTGCATTGCCGGCTCACTCCTTCAAGACTGTCGCTCTTGAGTTTGATAACTTGATTTTGACCAAATATCATGGATTGAAAACTGTCTTTGATAGTGCAGAATTTACCAACCTGACTCCTTACGTCAACCGCTTGCGCCTGATTAAGTCTGCCGATGAAATTCAGAAAATGCTGGTAGCTGGGCAATATGCTGATAAGGCTGTTAATATCGGTTTTGACAATATTTCACTGGACAATACCGAAACGGATATCATCGCTCAGATTGACTTTGCTATCAAGCGCGAAGGCTATGAGATGAGCTTTGAAACCATGGTCCTGACGGGAAATAATGCAGCTAATCCGCATGGCATTCCCGGAGCAAATAAAGTCGAAAATAACGCCCTCCTGCTCTTTGACCTTGGCTGCATGGTCAATGGCTATGCCAGTGATATGACACGGACCGTTGCTGTTGGCCAACCTGATCAGTTCAAAAAGGATATCTACCATCTGACATTGGAAGCCCAGCAAGCTGCTCTTGACTTTATCAAGCCAGGGGTCACAGCTCATGAAGTAGACCGCGCAGCACGACAGGTCATCGAAAAAGCTGGCTATGGTGAGTATTTCAATCACCGCCTCGGCCATGGTATCGGTATGGATGTTCACGAATTTCCATCCATCATGGAGGGCAACGACATGGTCATCGAAGAAGGCATGTGCTTCTCTGTTGAGCCTGGTATCTACATCCCTGGCAAGGTCGGTGTCCGCATCGAAGACTGCGGCTATGTCACTAAGAATGGTTTTGAACTCTTCACCGAGACTAGCAAGGACTTACTGTATTTTGAATAG
- the ccpA gene encoding catabolite control protein A, giving the protein MNTDDTVTIYDVAREAGVSMATVSRVVNGNKNVKENTRKKVLEVIDRLDYRPNAVARGLASKKTTTVGVVIPNITNSYFSTLAKGIDDIAEMYKYNIVLANSDEDDDKEVSVVNTLFSKQVDGIIFMGYHLTEKIRSEFSRSRTPVVLAGTVDVEHQLPSVNIDYKQATVDAVELLAKRNKKIAFVSGPLVDDINGKIRLSGYKDGLKNKKLSYSEGLVFESKYSYDDGYHLAERVIASKATAAFVTGDELAAGLLNGLSDQGIKVPEDFEIITSDDSQVARFTRPNLSTIGQPLYDIGAISMRMLTKIMHKEELEEREVLLAHSISERKSTRK; this is encoded by the coding sequence ATGAACACAGACGACACAGTAACGATTTATGATGTCGCCCGTGAAGCGGGAGTTTCGATGGCGACAGTCAGTCGAGTAGTGAATGGAAACAAGAACGTCAAAGAAAACACACGTAAAAAAGTTTTAGAGGTCATTGATCGTCTTGACTATCGTCCAAATGCAGTGGCACGTGGATTAGCCAGCAAGAAGACTACAACCGTCGGCGTTGTCATTCCAAATATTACCAATAGCTATTTCTCAACCTTGGCAAAAGGGATTGATGATATTGCCGAAATGTATAAATACAACATTGTCTTGGCTAACAGTGATGAGGATGATGATAAGGAAGTATCCGTTGTCAATACTCTCTTTTCTAAACAGGTGGATGGCATTATTTTCATGGGCTATCATCTGACGGAGAAAATTCGCTCAGAGTTTTCACGTTCGCGCACACCGGTCGTTTTGGCGGGTACTGTCGATGTGGAGCATCAGCTTCCAAGCGTTAATATTGACTACAAGCAAGCAACGGTTGATGCTGTAGAATTACTGGCTAAGCGCAATAAGAAAATTGCCTTTGTCAGCGGACCGCTTGTAGATGATATCAACGGGAAAATCCGTCTATCAGGCTATAAAGATGGCTTGAAGAACAAGAAACTTTCATACAGCGAAGGCTTGGTTTTTGAATCTAAATATTCTTATGATGATGGCTACCACCTCGCGGAGCGTGTCATTGCTTCCAAAGCAACTGCAGCTTTTGTCACAGGAGATGAACTGGCGGCAGGCCTCTTAAATGGTCTGTCTGATCAAGGTATCAAAGTTCCAGAAGATTTTGAAATCATTACCAGTGATGATTCGCAAGTCGCTCGTTTCACTCGTCCTAACCTCTCCACAATCGGTCAGCCCCTCTATGACATCGGCGCTATCAGTATGCGCATGCTGACTAAGATTATGCATAAGGAAGAATTGGAAGAACGCGAAGTTCTCCTAGCTCACAGCATTAGCGAGCGTAAATCAACTCGGAAATAA
- a CDS encoding glycosyltransferase family 4 protein has translation MKVLLYLEGKSVLEKSGIGRALQHQMHALDLAGIPYTTDVLGDYDVVHINTYGPRSLLLLHAAKRGNKKVIMHGHSTKEDFENSFIGSNLFAPLFGKYLTHMYKKADFIITPSEYSKQLIQSYGVTTPMVAVSNGIDLPKYKKDARKEEVFKKYFKIEEGQKVVVCAGLYFRRKGIEDFVEVARRMPDVRFIWLGSINLWLIPRKIRRLVLFDHPDNVEFPGYFKGAVFQGAMSGADAFFFPSYEETEGIVVLEALASEQNVVLRDIPVYQGWVDERSAELCHNVDEFVQSLRNVLDKKVDKREAGYQVAKSRSIDDVADQLVKAYQTVLEM, from the coding sequence ATGAAAGTATTACTGTACCTTGAAGGAAAGTCCGTTTTGGAGAAATCAGGAATCGGCCGAGCCCTCCAGCACCAGATGCACGCCTTGGATTTGGCTGGGATTCCTTATACGACGGACGTTTTAGGAGATTATGATGTGGTCCACATCAATACCTATGGTCCCCGTAGCTTGCTTCTTCTGCATGCTGCCAAGAGGGGCAATAAAAAAGTGATTATGCATGGGCATTCGACCAAGGAGGACTTTGAAAATTCCTTTATTGGATCCAATCTCTTTGCTCCGCTTTTTGGTAAATATCTGACTCACATGTATAAAAAGGCGGATTTCATTATCACGCCATCGGAGTATTCCAAGCAGCTGATCCAGTCTTATGGGGTCACTACGCCTATGGTGGCTGTGTCAAACGGTATTGACCTGCCTAAGTATAAGAAAGATGCTCGCAAGGAAGAAGTTTTTAAAAAGTATTTTAAGATTGAAGAAGGACAGAAGGTGGTCGTCTGTGCTGGACTTTATTTCCGCCGCAAGGGGATTGAGGATTTTGTAGAGGTTGCCCGCAGGATGCCAGATGTGCGCTTTATCTGGCTGGGCTCTATCAATCTCTGGTTGATTCCGCGTAAGATTCGCCGTTTGGTCCTCTTTGACCATCCTGATAATGTTGAATTTCCCGGCTATTTTAAGGGAGCTGTTTTCCAGGGAGCAATGTCTGGAGCAGATGCCTTCTTTTTCCCGTCCTATGAGGAAACTGAAGGAATTGTTGTCCTGGAAGCCTTGGCCAGTGAGCAGAATGTTGTGTTGCGCGATATTCCAGTTTATCAGGGCTGGGTGGATGAGCGTTCAGCCGAGCTCTGTCATAACGTAGACGAGTTTGTCCAGTCTCTGAGAAATGTCTTAGATAAAAAGGTGGACAAGCGCGAAGCAGGCTATCAGGTGGCTAAAAGCCGGTCTATTGACGATGTTGCAGATCAGTTAGTTAAGGCTTATCAAACAGTTTTGGAGATGTAA
- a CDS encoding glycosyltransferase family 4 protein translates to MRIGLFTDTYFPQVSGVATSIRTLKTELEKLGHAVFIFTTTDKDVNRYEDWQIIRIPSVPFFAFKDRRVAYRGFSHALEIARQYRLDIIHTQTEFSLGLLGIWIAKELRIPVVHTYHTQYEDYVHYIAKGMVIRPSMVKYIVRGFMSDLDGVICPSEIVYDLLVDYKIEAEKRVIPTGIELAKFERPEISREDIKKLRFKLGLAEDEIMLLSLSRISYEKNIQAIVEAMPAVLEENDKVKLVIVGDGPYAEDLKELVAKLQIEEAVIFTGMIAPSDTALYYKAADFFISASTSETQGLTYLESLASGTPIIAHGNPYLDNVISDKIFGTLYYQERDLSGAILEAIIATPDMDEQKLADKLYEISAENFGRRVYEFYLDLTISKEFHNELSPEESAAKRLAKTVAYLPGKVISLPINGSVRILKASTKQVKKIRNITKLLE, encoded by the coding sequence ATGCGTATTGGTCTTTTTACAGATACCTATTTTCCTCAGGTCTCTGGGGTTGCTACCAGTATTCGAACTTTGAAGACGGAGCTGGAAAAATTAGGTCACGCGGTATTTATTTTTACGACGACGGACAAGGATGTCAATCGTTATGAGGATTGGCAGATTATTCGGATTCCCAGCGTACCTTTCTTTGCCTTTAAGGACCGAAGAGTGGCTTATCGAGGCTTTTCTCATGCGCTAGAAATTGCTCGTCAGTACCGGCTGGATATTATCCATACCCAGACTGAGTTTTCACTAGGGCTGCTGGGGATTTGGATTGCCAAAGAGCTGCGGATTCCGGTAGTACATACCTATCATACCCAGTATGAGGATTATGTGCACTATATTGCCAAGGGGATGGTCATCCGTCCTAGTATGGTCAAGTACATCGTCCGTGGCTTCATGAGTGACTTGGATGGGGTTATCTGCCCTAGCGAGATTGTTTATGACCTTTTGGTTGATTATAAAATCGAAGCAGAAAAACGGGTGATTCCGACAGGGATTGAGCTGGCGAAGTTTGAGCGGCCGGAAATTTCGCGTGAGGATATCAAGAAGCTCCGTTTCAAGCTAGGACTGGCTGAAGATGAGATTATGCTGCTCAGTCTGTCCCGTATTTCTTATGAAAAGAATATCCAGGCTATCGTTGAGGCGATGCCTGCCGTCCTTGAAGAAAATGACAAAGTCAAGTTGGTCATTGTCGGCGACGGTCCCTATGCGGAAGACTTGAAAGAACTGGTTGCCAAGCTTCAGATTGAAGAAGCTGTCATCTTTACGGGGATGATTGCTCCTAGTGATACGGCCCTTTACTATAAAGCTGCGGATTTCTTTATCTCTGCCTCAACCAGTGAGACTCAAGGTCTGACTTATCTGGAAAGCTTAGCCAGCGGTACACCGATTATTGCCCATGGCAATCCTTATTTGGATAATGTTATCAGTGACAAGATTTTTGGAACCCTTTATTATCAAGAGCGGGATTTATCAGGCGCTATTTTAGAGGCAATAATTGCGACGCCTGATATGGATGAGCAGAAGTTAGCAGACAAGCTCTACGAGATTTCAGCGGAGAATTTTGGCCGCAGAGTCTATGAGTTTTATCTAGATTTAACCATTTCCAAGGAATTCCATAACGAGCTTAGCCCAGAGGAAAGTGCTGCCAAGCGTCTGGCCAAGACAGTGGCCTATCTGCCTGGAAAAGTCATTTCTCTACCAATCAATGGCTCCGTTCGTATCCTCAAAGCTTCGACTAAGCAAGTGAAAAAAATCAGGAATATTACTAAATTATTAGAATAG
- a CDS encoding AAA family ATPase, giving the protein MVLYMIGGSPCSGKSTIASLLARQYQLLHIKLDDLVEEMMNQASADSQPICLLRQDRNPEQIWMRNPEEMADEEWRFYEEIFPYVKSYLIKNQDRPLLVEGAGLLPHLVKELEWSASSYLCLTPTADFQKKYYRLREWVPYVLEGTTNPEQAFENWMQRDILFTQIVRKEAMKLGYSSLITDGSQSEKQTAEEIARIFKLLNRNNIILKEKIHD; this is encoded by the coding sequence ATGGTGCTTTATATGATTGGCGGATCGCCTTGTAGTGGGAAGTCAACAATTGCTTCACTTCTTGCTAGACAGTATCAACTACTTCATATCAAGCTGGATGATTTGGTAGAAGAGATGATGAATCAAGCAAGTGCAGATTCACAGCCGATTTGCCTTCTTAGACAGGACAGAAATCCGGAACAAATCTGGATGAGAAATCCAGAAGAGATGGCAGATGAAGAATGGCGTTTTTATGAAGAGATTTTTCCTTATGTAAAATCTTACTTGATAAAAAATCAAGATAGACCACTCTTGGTTGAGGGGGCAGGACTTTTGCCACACTTGGTAAAGGAGCTTGAATGGTCAGCGTCTTCCTATCTATGCTTGACTCCGACAGCTGATTTTCAGAAAAAGTATTATAGACTGAGAGAATGGGTTCCTTATGTCTTAGAGGGAACAACCAATCCTGAGCAAGCTTTTGAAAACTGGATGCAGCGAGACATTCTTTTTACCCAAATAGTTCGTAAGGAAGCGATGAAATTAGGTTATTCTAGTCTCATAACAGATGGTAGTCAGTCAGAAAAGCAGACTGCGGAAGAGATTGCTCGAATCTTTAAATTGCTTAACAGAAACAATATAATATTAAAGGAGAAAATACATGATTAA